From the genome of Megalopta genalis isolate 19385.01 unplaced genomic scaffold, iyMegGena1_principal scaffold0039, whole genome shotgun sequence, one region includes:
- the LOC143261186 gene encoding uncharacterized protein LOC143261186 gives MRLERKIDILLLSEPYRSREGPAWFSDVTGTAAIWIPDPSRFRVQTCGAGAGYVWVKGEGLTLISVYLSPNDRIAEFRDKVGALEDAIRELEGGCVVGGDLNAKAVEWGMPRPDTRGRHLMET, from the coding sequence ATGCGGCTCGAGCGGAAGATCGATATTCTTCTGCTCAGCGAGCCGTACAGATCTCGAGAGGGCCCTGCGTGGTTTTCCGATGTGACAGGAACTGCTGCCATCTGGATTCCGGACCCGTCCAGATTCCGGGTGCAGACGTGCGGTGCAGGGGCGGGATACGTCTGGGTGAAGGGCGAGGGCCTGACGCTGATTAGCGTATATCTTTCCCCCAATGATCGCATCGCGGAATTTCGCGATAAGGTCGGGGCCCTGGAGGACGCCATCCGCGAGCTGGAGGGGGGATGCGTCGTCGGGGGGGACCTCAACGCGAAGGCGGTGGAGTGGGGTATGCCCAGACCGGACACCAGGGGCAGGCACCTGATGGAGACTTAA